A portion of the Sphaerochaeta pleomorpha str. Grapes genome contains these proteins:
- a CDS encoding carbohydrate ABC transporter permease, giving the protein MKVSKKIQISSPRKRSLSHVYEPYLFLLPSLTIFSLFLYYPFIRTMYLSAFLTNKVGKPKILAAFTENDNYLALFKDPSFWASVVVTFQFVAIVALGGLLIGLTSSLLTEKKYFGSSITAAVYAMPIAIASAAASMSFKMILHPTIGLLNSLMGTQINFTGDSRYALASVAGMTIWLTSGINFIFISAGLRNVPAELYDSASVDGAGYWRKVFNVTLPCISPTLFFQIIINIIGAFQAFSQIKLLTEGGPGDATNVMVWSIYKDAFRNFRFGAAASRSIVLFLIVLTITIIQFRFEKRGVNY; this is encoded by the coding sequence ATGAAAGTATCCAAGAAAATACAAATTTCATCTCCCAGAAAAAGAAGTCTGTCTCACGTGTATGAGCCTTACCTGTTTTTACTCCCTTCCCTCACCATTTTTTCCTTGTTCCTTTACTATCCTTTTATCCGTACCATGTATCTCAGCGCCTTTTTGACTAACAAGGTAGGTAAGCCTAAGATTCTTGCTGCATTTACGGAAAATGACAATTACCTTGCCTTATTCAAAGACCCCTCGTTCTGGGCAAGTGTTGTTGTAACGTTCCAATTTGTTGCCATAGTGGCACTGGGAGGGTTGCTTATAGGGTTGACCTCCAGCCTTCTCACCGAAAAGAAGTATTTTGGGTCCAGTATAACGGCGGCTGTCTATGCCATGCCTATCGCAATAGCCTCTGCGGCTGCTTCCATGTCTTTCAAAATGATATTGCATCCGACCATTGGCCTGCTCAATTCACTTATGGGTACCCAGATCAATTTCACCGGTGATTCTCGGTATGCCTTGGCCTCGGTCGCGGGGATGACCATCTGGCTTACCAGCGGCATCAACTTCATTTTCATCAGTGCAGGGCTTCGTAATGTTCCTGCAGAACTCTATGACAGTGCTTCCGTTGATGGGGCAGGGTATTGGAGAAAAGTGTTCAATGTTACTCTGCCGTGCATTTCGCCTACACTTTTCTTCCAGATTATTATCAATATAATCGGGGCCTTCCAGGCTTTCAGTCAGATTAAATTGCTGACAGAAGGTGGCCCTGGGGATGCTACAAACGTAATGGTGTGGTCTATTTACAAGGATGCATTCCGAAACTTCAGGTTCGGAGCGGCGGCCTCCAGGTCAATCGTTCTTTTCCTTATAGTGCTTACGATTACGATAATACAGTTTAGATTTGAGAAAAGGGGTGTGAACTACTAA
- a CDS encoding carbohydrate ABC transporter permease: protein MNIPLMLVILVPLLYTVSISVMPADEIYSNHIFPTSVNFVNYIQAFVNPYYNFLRMILNSFIVSTVVMLGQMVTCSLAAFAFSFLEFRGKKLLFISVLATMMVPGEVTIIANYLTMAQWGWLDSYRALIFPYLTSAMGIFLLRQYYLTFAKELYEAAKLDGCSNLRFLLSIVLPLSRPALGALGAYVFLNTWNQYMWPLLVTNSSSYRTVQIGISMLYDVDAQSLGLMMAGVVIVIVPSLSIFVFMNKQLINGLMAGAVKG, encoded by the coding sequence ATGAATATTCCCCTCATGCTGGTAATCTTGGTTCCCCTGCTCTATACCGTATCGATATCGGTGATGCCGGCAGACGAAATATACAGTAACCATATTTTCCCGACTTCAGTCAATTTTGTAAATTACATCCAGGCGTTCGTAAACCCGTATTATAACTTTTTGAGGATGATTTTAAACTCCTTTATCGTATCGACTGTAGTAATGCTCGGACAGATGGTTACTTGTTCCCTGGCAGCCTTTGCTTTTTCGTTCCTTGAATTCAGGGGAAAGAAACTATTATTCATAAGTGTCCTGGCTACGATGATGGTTCCTGGCGAAGTCACCATAATTGCAAATTACCTGACTATGGCCCAATGGGGTTGGCTGGATTCGTACCGTGCCTTGATCTTCCCCTACCTAACCAGTGCAATGGGAATATTCCTGTTGAGACAATACTATCTGACGTTTGCAAAAGAATTGTACGAAGCGGCAAAACTTGATGGTTGTTCCAATCTCCGTTTTCTGTTGAGTATTGTTCTTCCGCTTTCGAGGCCGGCTCTTGGGGCTTTGGGTGCCTATGTATTCCTTAATACCTGGAACCAGTATATGTGGCCGCTGTTGGTCACCAATTCGAGTTCTTACCGGACTGTCCAGATTGGGATATCGATGCTGTATGACGTCGATGCACAATCACTGGGGTTGATGATGGCTGGAGTTGTGATAGTAATTGTTCCATCGTTAAGCATTTTCGTATTTATGAACAAGCAATTGATCAACGGTTTGATGGCAGGGGCAGTGAAAGGATAA
- a CDS encoding ABC transporter substrate-binding protein yields MKKVLCLLLVGVFLVGTCFANGAAEKGPSAPVKSAGPVEITFWHAMGGVNGEAMVAMVDEFNKNYEGKIHVNYEFQGTYDDEFSKIQASGGNYPCDIVQVYDIGSRYMIDSGWIVPVQKFITSDKYDISQLEPNIAAYYTVDGTLYSMPFNSSTPVLYYNKTAFKEAGIDKVPTCFEDVYEIASKLKIVNPDGSVKRYGFGMGNYGWFFEQWMGKMGKNYVNNNNGRGKNYATAVDFDVNGGGLAIINVWDKVLKEGIAPYLNQGNNDAKAAFIAGNTCMVLESTAALKSLLLNVGDNFEIGVAYFPSINRNDVGGVSVGGGSMWMMNTGNEARMNATWEFLKFMVSPEMQATWNAKTGYFPVTVAAANTATFKENIAKYPQFQVALDQLHSSSPKYAGALLSVFSESRQIVQDYIARLANSELTPQATLDGMAKDINKAITSYNLVNY; encoded by the coding sequence ATGAAGAAAGTATTGTGCTTGCTTCTGGTCGGGGTCTTTTTGGTAGGGACCTGTTTCGCCAATGGCGCGGCAGAGAAAGGGCCGAGTGCTCCTGTTAAGAGTGCTGGACCTGTTGAGATAACATTCTGGCATGCTATGGGCGGAGTCAATGGCGAAGCTATGGTTGCCATGGTAGATGAATTCAACAAGAACTATGAAGGCAAGATACACGTAAACTACGAGTTTCAGGGCACCTATGATGATGAATTCTCCAAAATCCAGGCTTCCGGCGGAAATTATCCTTGTGATATCGTCCAGGTCTATGATATTGGATCCCGCTACATGATCGATTCTGGCTGGATTGTTCCTGTCCAGAAATTCATCACAAGCGATAAATATGATATCAGCCAGCTTGAACCCAATATTGCAGCTTACTATACAGTTGACGGGACTTTGTACTCCATGCCGTTCAACAGCTCCACTCCTGTTCTCTACTACAATAAGACTGCTTTCAAAGAAGCAGGTATCGATAAGGTCCCGACTTGTTTCGAGGACGTTTACGAAATTGCAAGCAAACTGAAGATTGTCAATCCCGACGGCAGCGTCAAACGCTATGGATTCGGAATGGGCAACTATGGTTGGTTCTTCGAGCAGTGGATGGGCAAGATGGGCAAAAACTACGTAAACAACAACAACGGACGTGGCAAGAATTATGCTACAGCAGTTGATTTTGATGTGAACGGTGGTGGCTTGGCTATTATCAATGTCTGGGACAAAGTACTCAAAGAAGGGATTGCCCCTTATCTCAACCAAGGCAACAATGATGCCAAGGCCGCTTTCATTGCAGGAAATACTTGCATGGTACTTGAGTCTACGGCAGCTTTGAAATCCTTGCTTTTGAACGTAGGTGACAATTTTGAGATCGGCGTTGCTTACTTCCCGTCGATCAATCGCAATGACGTCGGTGGCGTATCGGTTGGTGGCGGTTCCATGTGGATGATGAATACCGGTAACGAAGCCAGAATGAATGCTACCTGGGAATTCCTGAAATTCATGGTTTCCCCTGAGATGCAGGCTACCTGGAATGCAAAGACCGGTTATTTCCCTGTAACTGTTGCTGCAGCCAATACTGCAACCTTCAAAGAGAATATTGCAAAGTATCCTCAGTTCCAGGTTGCCCTCGACCAGCTGCATAGTTCTTCCCCGAAGTATGCAGGGGCTTTGCTCAGCGTCTTCTCCGAGTCCCGCCAGATTGTACAGGATTATATTGCCCGGCTTGCCAACAGTGAGTTGACCCCACAGGCTACTCTTGACGGAATGGCCAAAGACATCAACAAGGCAATCACTAGTTATAACCTGGTCAACTATTAA